Proteins encoded within one genomic window of Conchiformibius steedae:
- a CDS encoding TlpA disulfide reductase family protein, which translates to MKKTVLALSALLAAASVHAADFARHPDNKAQTVPSKAQVQVINFWAAWCAPCRKEMPDMSKWYASKGKKQKVFMTGIALDTSENISKFLQTTPVSYPIWRYTGKDSRNLMKSYGNKVGALPYTVVRAPQCAYEEPIVGELTLARLDQAVSKAQNACKGKKA; encoded by the coding sequence ATGAAAAAAACCGTTTTGGCACTGTCGGCGCTGCTGGCTGCCGCTTCCGTTCACGCCGCCGATTTCGCCCGCCACCCCGACAACAAAGCCCAAACCGTCCCCTCCAAAGCACAGGTACAAGTCATTAACTTTTGGGCAGCATGGTGCGCCCCCTGCCGCAAAGAAATGCCCGATATGTCCAAATGGTATGCCAGCAAAGGCAAAAAACAAAAAGTGTTTATGACAGGCATCGCCCTAGATACTTCCGAAAACATCAGCAAATTTTTGCAAACCACGCCCGTGTCCTATCCCATTTGGCGTTACACCGGCAAAGACAGCCGCAACCTGATGAAAAGCTACGGCAACAAAGTAGGCGCACTGCCCTACACCGTTGTCCGCGCCCCCCAATGCGCTTATGAAGAGCCGATTGTCGGCGAACTAACCCTTGCCCGTTTGGACCAAGCCGTGAGCAAAGCCCAAAACGCCTGCAAAGGCAAAAAAGCGTAA
- a CDS encoding YbeD family protein produces MSEPQKPLIEFPCDFNIKAMGAQHPDFAAQMLAAVQPHAPATTSADITLRPSSGGNYQGATIKVHVTNQEQLDNIYRTLTSHPMVKVVF; encoded by the coding sequence ATGTCCGAACCACAAAAACCCCTAATTGAATTTCCCTGCGATTTCAACATCAAAGCCATGGGCGCACAACACCCCGACTTTGCCGCGCAAATGCTGGCAGCCGTTCAGCCCCACGCCCCTGCCACCACTTCCGCCGACATTACCCTGCGCCCCAGCAGCGGCGGCAACTACCAAGGCGCAACCATTAAAGTCCATGTAACAAACCAAGAACAACTGGACAATATTTACCGCACCCTTACTTCCCACCCGATGGTAAAAGTGGTTTTTTAA
- a CDS encoding NYN domain-containing protein, which produces MNETKKYAIFIDGDNISPRYLEPILSEVAKDGEILVRRIYGDWTTQNMNGWKELLLQIPVRPVQQFRNASQATDHAIIMDAIELANTNKEINAMCIVSSDTGFYSLALKIREYGLFVLGIGEQKSNSLWIKSCNQFKHIEKLSLYSTTTQTDTDESAAGMSLEYLLDNAYANSKTDDEGWVSLAHLGTSIRNIMPDFDPHNYNHETLRAIIEAMPESYELTKDELIPPNYWLRKAQNHAAEAEKLSGVIKRWINNYGFIKTDKGDFFFYASNIHKDSRQHNIKRGDKVSFEVFKYPNPNSTHKDEQNGRAANVVFEESSD; this is translated from the coding sequence ATGAACGAAACCAAAAAATACGCCATTTTTATTGACGGCGACAATATTTCCCCGCGCTATCTCGAACCCATTTTAAGCGAAGTGGCAAAAGACGGCGAAATCCTTGTCCGCAGAATTTACGGCGACTGGACCACACAAAACATGAACGGCTGGAAAGAATTGCTGCTGCAAATTCCCGTCCGCCCCGTACAACAGTTCCGCAACGCCTCGCAAGCCACCGACCACGCCATTATTATGGATGCGATTGAATTAGCAAACACCAATAAAGAAATCAATGCCATGTGCATTGTCAGCAGCGATACGGGCTTTTACAGTCTGGCTTTAAAAATCCGCGAATACGGCTTGTTTGTTTTGGGTATCGGCGAACAAAAATCCAATTCTTTGTGGATTAAATCCTGCAATCAGTTCAAACATATTGAAAAACTCTCGCTCTACAGCACCACTACCCAAACCGATACGGACGAAAGTGCGGCTGGCATGTCTTTAGAATATTTGCTTGACAATGCCTATGCCAATTCCAAAACAGATGATGAAGGCTGGGTAAGCTTGGCGCATTTGGGCACATCCATCCGCAATATTATGCCCGATTTTGACCCGCACAATTACAATCATGAAACCTTACGGGCTATTATTGAAGCCATGCCCGAAAGCTACGAACTGACTAAAGACGAATTGATTCCGCCCAATTACTGGCTGCGTAAAGCCCAAAACCACGCCGCCGAAGCCGAAAAATTATCAGGTGTGATTAAGCGTTGGATTAACAACTATGGCTTTATTAAAACCGATAAAGGCGATTTTTTCTTTTATGCCAGCAATATCCATAAAGACAGCCGCCAACACAATATCAAACGCGGCGATAAAGTCAGCTTTGAAGTATTCAAATATCCCAATCCGAACAGCACCCATAAAGACGAGCAAAACGGACGGGCAGCCAATGTTGTTTTTGAAGAATCATCTGATTAA
- the lipB gene encoding lipoyl(octanoyl) transferase LipB, whose protein sequence is MKIKKLGLAEYAPVFQAMKDFNANRHADTEDELWVVQHPPVFTQGMAGKAEHLLRQSDIPVVQIDRGGQITYHGPGQLVVYTLIDFKRRKQSVRSIVSALENAIIRTLADYGIAAAADPQRPGVYVNGRKIASLGLRIKNGSVYHGLALNINMDLSPFQMINPCGYAGMEMVQMADLLDNVPPFDEVADKLSGYLQQELSS, encoded by the coding sequence ATGAAAATCAAAAAACTGGGCTTGGCAGAATACGCGCCCGTGTTCCAAGCCATGAAAGACTTTAACGCCAATCGCCATGCCGATACCGAAGACGAATTGTGGGTGGTTCAGCATCCGCCCGTGTTCACGCAAGGCATGGCGGGCAAAGCCGAACACCTGCTGCGGCAAAGCGATATTCCTGTGGTACAGATTGACCGCGGCGGACAAATTACCTACCACGGACCAGGGCAGTTGGTGGTTTATACCCTGATTGATTTTAAACGGCGCAAACAAAGCGTCCGCTCCATTGTGTCTGCACTGGAAAACGCCATTATCCGCACCCTTGCCGACTACGGCATCGCCGCTGCCGCCGACCCGCAACGCCCTGGGGTGTATGTAAACGGACGCAAAATCGCCTCGCTGGGTTTGCGGATTAAAAACGGCTCGGTGTATCACGGGCTGGCACTGAATATCAATATGGATTTGTCGCCGTTTCAAATGATTAACCCTTGCGGCTATGCGGGCATGGAAATGGTGCAGATGGCGGATTTATTAGACAATGTACCGCCGTTTGATGAAGTGGCGGATAAATTAAGCGGTTATTTGCAGCAGGAATTGAGTAGTTAA
- a CDS encoding PIN domain-containing protein — MRHIMIDNENVHLKNIPDLGSEPCCLWLFTGFLQDKIPTELTQSLLALQKDNVHTVQLIDVAQTGDNALDFCLTYQMGRISKEYGAENVCFCVFSKDKGFDAVINHMLANKHCAYAVRVSDGSFLSLTEAELRSRVSPPVPAPYKPQKSFHPNRLYGQTRHQGRAFVRETPYLPPPEYKALPPYLITVNMGAAKAWEGLKNHPEARARSRSHLAYRLKEFVLKDWLTYPEPRRSKLVEDIIDRLLEQGSLIRDGQSELLDYDFVFMQQADEWIGKLYEWIQRRSPKPPQTRDALFNWFRVQSGLHERMPQAVLDKLVQMCVWRGLISIGDDARVAYRLLSPKHKTAKPAAAAPSHELNAQDSAVYAATAAVQESDLFRHAAAEGISRELWFEECAKQIAAQPFWADKSAVEREAAAGRVWACLQENQLIAADQNGLFAPVDETRARYDAVVGQICRSIIAKASTRPRSTDKLLKSCLVFRNKYAPLEVGHVLYILHLCQHRGYLVLQAGQDVVYPNVPLPMEEVLPETGQVETGQVETGQVETGQVETGQVETGQVETGQVETGQVETGQVETGQVETGQVETGQVETGQVETGQVETGQVETGQVETGQVETGQVETGQVETGQVETGQVETGQVETEQVETEQVETEQVETEQVETEQVETPNGKHVGAADVEKLLAGVRRFIAGRTAEQLPDSDTGLMDLLKSAGLPPHYAEQAVYELVRHGDVAIHAEAGGYRLTYTVQS, encoded by the coding sequence ATGCGCCATATTATGATTGATAATGAAAATGTTCATTTGAAAAATATTCCCGATTTGGGCAGCGAACCGTGCTGCTTGTGGCTGTTTACAGGGTTTTTGCAGGACAAAATCCCTACGGAACTGACACAAAGCCTGTTGGCATTGCAAAAAGACAATGTGCATACGGTGCAGCTGATTGATGTGGCGCAAACGGGCGACAATGCTTTGGATTTTTGCCTGACCTATCAAATGGGGCGCATTAGCAAGGAATATGGCGCAGAAAACGTGTGTTTTTGCGTGTTTTCTAAAGACAAGGGTTTTGATGCGGTTATCAATCATATGTTGGCGAACAAGCATTGTGCGTATGCGGTGCGCGTGAGCGACGGCAGTTTTTTAAGTTTGACGGAAGCGGAACTGCGCAGTCGGGTGAGTCCGCCCGTGCCTGCACCTTACAAACCGCAAAAGTCTTTTCATCCAAACCGCCTGTACGGACAAACACGCCATCAGGGGCGTGCTTTTGTACGGGAAACGCCTTATCTGCCGCCGCCCGAATATAAGGCGCTGCCGCCGTATCTGATTACGGTGAATATGGGCGCAGCCAAGGCTTGGGAGGGCTTGAAAAACCACCCCGAAGCCCGCGCCCGCAGCCGCAGCCATTTGGCATACCGTTTGAAAGAATTTGTGTTGAAAGACTGGCTGACCTATCCCGAACCGCGCCGCAGCAAGCTGGTGGAAGACATTATTGACCGTTTGCTGGAACAGGGCAGCCTGATACGGGACGGGCAGTCGGAACTGCTGGATTATGATTTTGTGTTTATGCAGCAGGCAGACGAATGGATTGGCAAGCTGTATGAATGGATTCAGCGGCGCAGCCCGAAACCGCCGCAAACGCGTGATGCTTTATTTAACTGGTTTCGGGTGCAATCGGGTTTGCACGAGCGGATGCCGCAGGCAGTGTTGGACAAGCTGGTGCAGATGTGCGTGTGGCGCGGGCTGATTTCCATTGGCGACGATGCGCGTGTGGCTTACCGTTTGTTAAGCCCGAAACACAAAACCGCCAAACCTGCTGCCGCTGCCCCTTCCCACGAATTAAACGCGCAGGATTCCGCCGTATATGCAGCAACTGCTGCGGTACAGGAAAGCGATTTGTTCCGCCATGCCGCTGCCGAAGGCATCAGCCGCGAGCTGTGGTTTGAAGAATGCGCCAAACAAATTGCCGCACAGCCGTTTTGGGCAGACAAATCCGCCGTAGAGAGGGAAGCGGCAGCAGGGCGCGTGTGGGCGTGTTTGCAGGAAAACCAGCTGATTGCTGCTGACCAAAACGGCTTGTTTGCCCCTGTGGACGAAACGCGGGCGCGTTATGATGCGGTGGTGGGACAGATTTGCCGCAGCATTATCGCCAAAGCATCCACCCGTCCGCGCAGCACCGACAAACTGTTAAAATCCTGCTTGGTGTTCCGTAACAAATATGCGCCTTTGGAAGTAGGGCATGTGCTGTATATCCTGCATTTGTGCCAGCACCGCGGTTATTTGGTGCTGCAGGCAGGGCAGGATGTGGTTTATCCGAATGTGCCTTTGCCGATGGAAGAAGTCTTGCCCGAAACGGGACAAGTTGAAACGGGACAAGTTGAAACGGGACAAGTTGAAACGGGACAAGTTGAAACGGGACAAGTTGAAACGGGACAAGTTGAAACGGGACAAGTTGAAACGGGACAAGTTGAAACGGGACAAGTTGAAACGGGACAAGTTGAAACGGGACAAGTTGAAACGGGACAAGTTGAAACGGGACAAGTTGAAACGGGACAAGTTGAAACGGGACAAGTTGAAACGGGACAAGTTGAAACGGGACAAGTTGAAACGGGACAAGTTGAAACGGGACAAGTTGAAACGGGACAAGTTGAAACGGGACAAGTTGAAACGGGACAAGTTGAAACGGAACAAGTTGAAACGGAACAAGTTGAAACGGAACAAGTTGAAACGGAACAAGTTGAAACGGAACAAGTTGAAACGCCAAACGGTAAACATGTCGGAGCGGCGGATGTGGAAAAACTGCTTGCCGGTGTGCGCCGCTTTATCGCAGGACGGACTGCCGAACAATTACCCGACAGTGATACGGGTTTGATGGATTTGTTAAAAAGTGCGGGTTTGCCGCCGCATTATGCCGAGCAGGCAGTGTATGAGCTGGTGAGGCACGGCGATGTGGCAATACATGCAGAAGCAGGCGGCTACCGTCTGACTTATACCGTTCAATCCTAA
- the mltB gene encoding lytic murein transglycosylase B, with product MKKFLGMVSLAVLAACGAEPQGITPQTSGTAASQEVLMPPPAHEKRPSVAPAPVPFFNAPASGVAYGYAANANVQAFSEYYAQRGISRAALDDFFARAGYRANLIRLMDKPGTSRPWYEFRRNNVPAAKLAAGRRFYAANRAVIDRAAQQYGVPAEIIVAIIGIETNYGANKGNIRVADSLATLAFDYPRRGAFFQNELVEFLKLAQEEGRDPMGFTGSFAGAMGMPQFMPSSYRKWAVDFDGDGRRDIWNSVADTAASVANYMKVHGWQTGGRMIVPVALNITPQLQAVIDEKTALNYTVAQLKQMGVMPLATVSDHEKAVLFRLETAPNQYDYFIGLNNFYTVWQYNHSRMYVTAVRDIAAGVGAYGL from the coding sequence ATGAAAAAATTTTTGGGCATGGTGTCGCTGGCAGTATTGGCGGCGTGTGGGGCAGAGCCGCAGGGCATCACACCGCAAACATCGGGCACGGCGGCTTCGCAGGAAGTGTTGATGCCGCCGCCTGCACACGAAAAACGCCCTTCAGTTGCGCCTGCACCCGTGCCGTTTTTTAACGCGCCCGCATCGGGTGTGGCTTACGGCTATGCTGCCAATGCCAATGTGCAGGCATTTAGCGAATATTATGCACAGCGCGGCATTAGCCGTGCTGCTTTGGACGATTTTTTTGCGCGTGCGGGCTACCGTGCGAATCTGATTCGTTTAATGGACAAACCCGGAACATCGCGCCCGTGGTACGAATTTCGCCGCAATAATGTACCTGCTGCCAAACTGGCGGCGGGACGGCGTTTTTATGCCGCTAACCGCGCCGTGATTGACCGCGCCGCGCAACAATACGGCGTACCCGCCGAAATTATTGTTGCCATTATCGGTATTGAAACCAATTATGGCGCGAACAAAGGCAATATCCGTGTGGCGGATTCGCTGGCAACGCTGGCGTTTGATTATCCGCGCCGTGGCGCGTTTTTTCAAAACGAGTTGGTGGAATTTTTAAAACTGGCGCAGGAAGAAGGGCGCGACCCGATGGGCTTTACGGGCAGTTTTGCAGGGGCGATGGGTATGCCGCAGTTTATGCCGTCCAGCTATCGCAAATGGGCGGTGGATTTTGACGGCGACGGTCGCCGCGATATTTGGAACAGCGTGGCAGATACCGCCGCTTCGGTTGCCAATTATATGAAAGTACACGGCTGGCAGACGGGCGGACGCATGATTGTGCCTGTTGCGCTGAATATTACCCCGCAGCTGCAAGCGGTAATTGATGAAAAAACCGCGCTCAATTACACGGTGGCGCAGTTAAAACAAATGGGCGTGATGCCTTTGGCAACGGTGTCAGACCATGAAAAAGCGGTTTTGTTCCGTTTGGAGACTGCGCCCAATCAATATGATTATTTTATCGGTTTGAATAATTTTTACACGGTTTGGCAGTATAACCACAGCCGTATGTATGTAACGGCGGTGCGTGATATTGCCGCAGGCGTGGGGGCATACGGTTTGTAG
- a CDS encoding tetratricopeptide repeat protein, whose protein sequence is MKTAIVTTKFKQALAACEAGDYAVAHPLFLQAAAQKSTRAQYHLGKLYAEGLGVAQDPIKAADWFRQAAERGYPPAQAKLAELYANGLGVPLDYRQAAQWFKLAAEQEDKTPEHRLQEARDAYERADYDAALSGFQELAEENSDTAQYYLGEMYAAGLGTETDAAQAAEWYKLAANQGYLQAQVKLGKMYANGTGVEQDYREAALWLDEAARQEENNTANLYVKALASYQQNDYAAALGMFRTLAERGYDEAQYYLGSMYTHGYGVAKDDVRAADYYFQAAQQGYPSALTMVRQLAQTQAVAQYYLGELHRSAAGLPQDDVAAADCYLKAAQQGYTPAQARMGELYAHGRGVPQDYQQAAAWYAKAARGEPSATPAALTHQPVPTAPHLKRSIPVAAVPHLPVQEAVVPVVETAAPVVPAAPVEASVVPAAGVVPVQAAEAAPQALTAQPTVAELAAAAASQQQNQSANQAAPIPTAPTAPPAAAETPSQAAEAVPQAVTAQPTVAELAAASSQQHQSANSTASAAPQAAAEAPAQTAVPTQAAEAAPQALTAQPTVAELAAAAASQQNQPQQAAPAVPSEQAAPQAAQTAAAPEAVPVKQFAQQPQPTVAELAAFAAWQQKNQAAHQDTPAVAPQTAPAAPQAAAETPAQAVVPAQAAEVPPQPTVAELAAAAAAKAATVTPAPAVVPAAPQQTALETPQPAPSAAAPKTVAELAAAASAAAHQQPPAAAKPVFEMLDDEEADRQEAEAEEADRLATEESERERERAEEILRAEMIASAHAEALAAAQAHTALRERAANAVQVNHRQSDRQVAKSAAQMVAKALGEPFKTVADVMAEQRERYPAAAPEPRREAVAPIQRGGSNRPAQHDESLVQMFGQAVSLYEEEDYGAAFPLFQTLAIKGNVEAQYYLATLFDNGYGVPQDEQQAAVWYRKAADQGHMAAQYNLGVSYAKGQGVAQDYAQAVEWYREAAAQGYTAAQNNLGELYAHGLGVERDLSESSQWFAKAAEQGDAVAQYNLGIAYANGRGVPKNEANALEWFKKSAAQGNAAAQYNMGVRYESGQGVPQDYHLAVQWYLKSAEQGYPNAQNNLGLLYADGHGVEQDTDKAADWCEKAAEQGHADAQFNLGLLYAQSLDSIEGQRQAAAWYLKAAKQGHAAAQTNLAVAYFNGWGVDQSRDEAVTWYKAAAEQGVVAAQYGLGWLYFHGSPPDYDAAEKWWGEAAKQGDKNAQQGLAELARRRQQQAQHSD, encoded by the coding sequence ATGAAAACAGCCATTGTTACGACCAAATTCAAACAGGCGCTGGCGGCTTGCGAAGCAGGCGATTATGCCGTTGCCCACCCTTTGTTTTTGCAGGCGGCGGCACAAAAATCCACCCGCGCCCAATACCATTTGGGCAAACTGTATGCCGAAGGCTTGGGCGTGGCGCAAGACCCGATTAAAGCCGCCGACTGGTTCCGTCAGGCAGCAGAACGCGGCTATCCGCCCGCACAGGCAAAACTTGCCGAACTGTATGCCAACGGCTTGGGTGTGCCTTTGGATTACCGTCAGGCGGCGCAATGGTTCAAACTGGCTGCCGAGCAGGAAGACAAAACCCCAGAACACCGTTTGCAGGAAGCCCGCGATGCCTACGAGCGCGCCGATTACGATGCGGCGCTGTCGGGTTTTCAAGAATTGGCAGAAGAAAACAGCGATACCGCACAATATTATTTAGGCGAAATGTATGCTGCGGGTTTGGGAACGGAAACCGATGCCGCCCAAGCCGCCGAGTGGTACAAACTCGCCGCCAACCAAGGTTATCTGCAAGCCCAAGTTAAATTAGGCAAAATGTATGCCAACGGCACGGGCGTGGAACAGGATTACCGCGAAGCAGCGTTGTGGCTGGACGAAGCGGCGCGTCAGGAAGAAAACAATACCGCCAATTTGTATGTCAAAGCACTGGCTTCCTATCAGCAAAACGACTATGCCGCTGCTTTGGGAATGTTCCGCACTTTGGCAGAACGCGGTTACGATGAAGCGCAATATTATTTGGGCAGTATGTACACCCACGGTTACGGCGTGGCAAAAGACGATGTCCGCGCTGCCGACTATTATTTTCAAGCGGCTCAACAAGGCTATCCCTCTGCCTTAACCATGGTGCGCCAGCTGGCACAAACGCAAGCGGTGGCGCAGTATTATTTGGGCGAGTTGCACCGCAGCGCGGCGGGTTTGCCGCAAGACGATGTGGCGGCTGCCGACTGCTATTTAAAAGCCGCCCAACAAGGCTATACCCCCGCACAAGCGCGTATGGGCGAGCTGTATGCACACGGGCGCGGCGTACCGCAGGATTATCAGCAAGCCGCCGCATGGTATGCCAAAGCCGCACGCGGCGAACCTTCCGCCACGCCCGCCGCTTTAACACATCAGCCCGTGCCGACTGCCCCGCACTTAAAACGCAGCATTCCCGTAGCAGCTGTACCGCACTTGCCTGTGCAGGAAGCGGTTGTGCCTGTGGTAGAAACGGCTGCACCTGTTGTTCCAGCCGCTCCAGTAGAAGCATCTGTTGTTCCTGCGGCTGGTGTTGTGCCTGTGCAAGCTGCCGAAGCTGCACCGCAAGCCCTTACCGCACAACCCACTGTCGCCGAATTAGCCGCTGCTGCAGCATCACAACAGCAAAATCAATCTGCTAATCAAGCTGCACCCATTCCGACTGCGCCCACAGCACCCCCAGCCGCAGCGGAAACACCCTCACAAGCTGCCGAAGCTGTACCGCAAGCCGTTACCGCGCAACCTACTGTTGCCGAATTAGCCGCTGCATCATCACAGCAACATCAATCTGCTAATTCAACTGCGTCCGCAGCACCCCAAGCCGCAGCAGAAGCACCCGCGCAAACTGCTGTACCTACACAAGCTGCCGAAGCTGCGCCACAAGCCCTTACCGCACAACCCACTGTTGCCGAATTAGCCGCTGCCGCTGCATCGCAACAAAATCAGCCCCAGCAAGCTGCGCCTGCTGTTCCGTCTGAACAAGCTGCACCGCAAGCAGCACAAACGGCTGCTGCGCCCGAAGCTGTGCCTGTCAAACAATTTGCCCAACAACCGCAGCCCACTGTCGCCGAGTTAGCTGCTTTTGCTGCATGGCAACAAAAAAATCAAGCCGCTCACCAAGACACACCTGCTGTTGCCCCGCAAACTGCGCCCGCTGCACCCCAAGCCGCAGCGGAAACGCCCGCGCAAGCCGTTGTGCCTGCACAGGCTGCCGAAGTTCCCCCGCAGCCGACTGTGGCGGAATTGGCTGCCGCTGCCGCCGCAAAAGCAGCCACAGTAACCCCAGCCCCTGCCGTTGTGCCTGCCGCGCCACAGCAAACAGCGCTGGAAACACCACAGCCTGCACCGTCTGCCGCTGCCCCGAAAACCGTAGCCGAATTGGCAGCAGCCGCTTCTGCTGCAGCACACCAGCAGCCACCTGCGGCGGCGAAGCCCGTGTTTGAAATGTTGGACGATGAAGAAGCCGACCGACAAGAAGCCGAAGCCGAAGAAGCCGACCGTTTGGCAACCGAAGAATCCGAGCGTGAACGCGAACGCGCCGAAGAAATTTTACGGGCAGAAATGATTGCATCTGCACACGCAGAAGCCCTTGCCGCGGCACAGGCGCACACCGCTTTGCGCGAACGCGCCGCTAATGCCGTGCAGGTTAATCACCGCCAAAGCGACCGCCAAGTTGCCAAATCCGCCGCGCAAATGGTTGCCAAAGCCTTGGGCGAGCCGTTTAAAACCGTGGCAGACGTGATGGCGGAACAGCGCGAGCGTTATCCCGCCGCTGCCCCCGAGCCGCGCCGTGAAGCCGTTGCCCCCATACAACGCGGCGGCAGCAACCGTCCTGCCCAACACGATGAAAGTTTGGTGCAGATGTTCGGACAAGCGGTGTCGCTGTATGAAGAAGAAGACTACGGCGCAGCTTTCCCGCTGTTTCAAACCTTGGCAATCAAAGGCAATGTTGAAGCCCAATATTATTTGGCAACCTTGTTTGACAACGGCTACGGCGTACCGCAAGACGAACAGCAAGCCGCTGTGTGGTATCGCAAAGCCGCCGACCAAGGACACATGGCAGCGCAATACAATTTGGGCGTGTCGTATGCCAAAGGTCAGGGCGTGGCGCAAGATTACGCGCAAGCCGTGGAATGGTACCGCGAAGCCGCCGCACAAGGTTACACTGCTGCACAAAACAACTTGGGCGAACTGTACGCCCACGGTTTGGGTGTGGAACGCGATTTAAGCGAATCTTCCCAATGGTTTGCCAAAGCTGCCGAACAGGGCGATGCCGTAGCGCAATACAATTTGGGTATTGCTTACGCCAATGGTCGCGGCGTGCCGAAAAACGAAGCGAATGCCTTGGAATGGTTTAAAAAATCCGCCGCACAAGGCAACGCCGCTGCCCAATACAATATGGGCGTGCGTTACGAAAGCGGTCAGGGCGTGCCGCAGGATTACCATTTGGCGGTACAGTGGTATCTGAAATCCGCCGAACAAGGCTATCCCAACGCGCAAAACAATTTGGGTTTGCTGTATGCAGACGGACACGGCGTGGAACAAGACACCGACAAAGCCGCCGACTGGTGCGAAAAAGCCGCCGAACAAGGTCATGCTGATGCCCAATTTAATTTGGGATTGCTGTACGCACAAAGCCTTGACAGCATTGAAGGACAACGCCAAGCCGCCGCATGGTATCTGAAAGCCGCCAAACAAGGACACGCCGCCGCACAAACCAATCTTGCCGTTGCCTATTTTAACGGCTGGGGCGTGGACCAAAGCCGTGATGAAGCGGTAACATGGTATAAAGCTGCTGCCGAACAAGGCGTGGTGGCAGCGCAATACGGTTTGGGCTGGCTGTATTTCCACGGTTCGCCGCCTGATTACGATGCCGCCGAAAAATGGTGGGGCGAAGCCGCCAAGCAGGGCGACAAAAACGCCCAACAAGGCTTGGCAGAATTGGCGCGTCGCCGCCAGCAGCAGGCGCAACATTCTGATTAA
- the lipA gene encoding lipoyl synthase produces the protein MTTETPNPANNAQGVKHKGAAKTARIPIKVVPLEEKLKKPSWIRAKIPTGKKFFEIKNILRDQKMHTVCEEASCPNIGECFSKGTATFMIMGDICTRRCPFCDVGHGRPNPLDPDEPANLAESVAAMGLRYVVITSVDRDDLRDGGAQHFADCINAIRARSPHTKIEILVPDFRGRLDIALEILAKNPPDVMNHNLETHPRLYKQARPGSDYKHSLELLRRYKAMMPHIPTKSGIMVGLGETDDEVREIMRDMREHNIEMITVGQYLQPSDGHLPVLRYVTPEMFKQFETEAYEMGFTNAAIGAMVRSSYHADVQAEEALKV, from the coding sequence ATGACCACAGAAACCCCCAATCCCGCCAACAACGCCCAAGGCGTGAAACACAAAGGCGCAGCCAAAACCGCGCGTATTCCGATTAAAGTTGTGCCTTTGGAAGAAAAACTGAAAAAGCCCAGTTGGATTCGCGCCAAAATCCCCACAGGCAAAAAGTTTTTTGAAATCAAAAATATTTTGCGCGACCAAAAGATGCACACCGTGTGTGAAGAAGCGTCTTGCCCCAATATTGGCGAATGCTTCAGCAAAGGCACGGCAACTTTTATGATTATGGGCGATATTTGCACGCGCCGCTGCCCGTTTTGCGATGTCGGACACGGTCGTCCCAATCCGCTTGACCCCGACGAACCCGCCAATCTTGCCGAAAGCGTGGCGGCGATGGGTTTGCGCTATGTGGTGATTACTTCGGTAGATAGGGACGATTTGCGCGACGGCGGCGCACAGCATTTTGCCGACTGCATCAACGCCATCCGCGCACGCAGCCCGCACACCAAAATTGAAATCCTTGTCCCCGATTTTCGCGGACGTTTGGATATTGCCTTGGAAATTTTGGCAAAAAATCCGCCCGATGTGATGAACCACAATTTGGAAACCCACCCGCGCCTGTACAAACAGGCACGCCCCGGTTCGGATTACAAACACTCTTTGGAACTGCTGCGCCGTTATAAAGCGATGATGCCGCATATTCCTACCAAATCGGGCATTATGGTGGGTTTGGGCGAAACCGATGACGAAGTGCGCGAAATTATGCGTGATATGCGCGAACACAATATTGAAATGATTACCGTGGGGCAGTATTTGCAGCCGTCTGACGGACATTTGCCCGTGTTGCGCTACGTTACCCCCGAAATGTTTAAGCAGTTTGAAACCGAAGCGTATGAAATGGGCTTTACCAATGCGGCAATCGGCGCGATGGTGCGTTCCAGCTACCATGCCGACGTGCAGGCGGAAGAAGCCTTAAAAGTGTAA